A region from the Hydra vulgaris chromosome 10, alternate assembly HydraT2T_AEP genome encodes:
- the LOC136086073 gene encoding SCAN domain-containing protein 3-like produces MIAVQLKPHTIVESLIIPACCEMVKIMFGDEATKKIMKIPRSNDTIKNKIKNMSDDIEKTVADKLFKRHFALQIDESTDISGKAHILGESMVSKTLPVALKPVLDKVVNMVNFIKSRPLKIRVFKNLCISMEAKYESLLLHTEVKWLSRGNVLLRFLELKDELMTFFQNENMDDFVEYL; encoded by the exons ATGATTGCTGTTCAGCTAAAACCACATACTATAGTAGAGTCTTTAATTATACCTGCATGTTGCGAAATGGTTAAAATTATGTTTGGCGATGAAGcaacaaagaaaataatgaaaattccTCGCTCAAatgatacaataaaaaataaaattaaaaatatgtcgGATGATATCGAGAAAACAGTTGCCGATAAGCTTTTCAAACGGCATTTTGCTCTGCAAATTGACGAGTCCACTGACATAAGCGGAAAAGCTCATATTCTAGG AGAATCTATGGTGTCCAAAACATTACCAGTAGCATTAAAACCTGTGCTAGACAAAGTTGTAAATATGGTAAACTTCATAAAATCGAGACCTTTGAAAATACGCGtctttaaaaatctttgcaTCTCTATGGAAGCCAAGTACGAATCTTTGCTTTTGCATACTGAAGTGAAATGGTTATCCAGAGGAAACGTGTTACTTCGTTTCTTAGAACTGAAGGATGAATTGATGACCTTTTTCCAAAACGAAAATATGGATGATTTtgtggaatatctttaa